The Pseudomonas graminis region CGAATGGTTTGTCAATGACCTGGCGCAACTGGTGAACATGGCTGCGCAAGCTGTCGCTGTCCGGGCAATCATCGCCCCACAGCGCTTCTTCCAGCACTTCACGACGCAGGACGTGAGGGCTCTTTTGCATCAACACTGCGAGCAACTTAAGCCCAACCGGGTTGAGTTTGAGCAGGCGCCCTTCACGGATCACTTCCAGGGTATCGAGGTCGTAGATCAGATCGGCGACCTGCAGGGTACGCCGCCCGCCACCCTGGGCACGCCGCAGCACCGCTTCAATACGCGCCGCCAGTTCCGATAGCGCGAACGGCTTGAGCAGGTAGTCGTCGGCGCCGGAGCGAAACCCCTGTAACCGGTCGTCAA contains the following coding sequences:
- the colR gene encoding two-component system response regulator ColR, with amino-acid sequence MRILLVEDNRDILANLADYLGLKGYTVDCAQDGLSGLHLAATEHYDLIVLDIMLPGIDGYTLCKRLREDARRDTPVIMLTARDQLDDRLQGFRSGADDYLLKPFALSELAARIEAVLRRAQGGGRRTLQVADLIYDLDTLEVIREGRLLKLNPVGLKLLAVLMQKSPHVLRREVLEEALWGDDCPDSDSLRSHVHQLRQVIDKPFAKPLLQTVHGVGYRLAEGRDGV